One window from the genome of Pungitius pungitius chromosome 14, fPunPun2.1, whole genome shotgun sequence encodes:
- the LOC119227480 gene encoding 14-3-3 protein beta/alpha-1-like produces the protein MDKSDLIQRAKLAEQAERYDDMAETMKEVTEKGDGLSNEERNLLSVAYKNVVGARRSAWRVLSSIGVKAEGCEKKQQMVKEYREKVEKELQEICDNVLKLLGDHLIANSQAAESKVFYLKMKGDYYRYLAEVATGEKKDETIEKSQQAYQEAFDISKTEMDSTHPIRLGLALNFSVFYYEILNSPHKACDLAKGAFDDAIAELDQLNEESYKDSTLIMQLLRDNLTLWTSDTTAEEGEGGEAGEQVENEN, from the exons ATGGATAAATCGGATCTTATTCAGAGGGCCAAGCTGGCGGAGCAGGCCGAGCGTTACGACGACATGGCGGAGACCATGAAGGAGGTCACGGAGAAGGGAGACGGGCTGTCAAACGAGGAGAGGAACCTGCTCTCCGTCGCCTACAAAAACGTGGTCGGGGCGAGGCGCTCCGCGTGGAGGGTGTTGTCCAGCATCGGAGTGAAGGCCGAGGGGTgtgagaagaagcagcagatggTCAAAGAGTACcgggagaaggtggagaaggagctCCAAGAGATCTGCGACAACGTCCTG AAACTGCTGGGTGATCATTTGATTGCCAACTCCCAAGCTGCTGAGAGCAAAGTCTTCTACCTAAAGATGAAGGGGGACTACTATAGATACCTCGCTGAAGTTGCCACTGGGGAAAAGAAAGATG AGACAATTGAAAAATCACAGCAAGCATACCAGGAAGCATTTGACATCAGCAAGACTGAGATGGACTCCACACATCCCATCCGCTTGGGCCTGGCGCTTAACTTCTCCGTCTTCTACTACGAGATCCTTAACTCTCCACATAAAGCCTGTGATTTGGCCAAAGGG GCATTCGATGATGCCATTGCCGAGCTCGACCAGCTAAATGAGGAGTCCTATAAAGACAGCACTCTTATCATGCAGCTCCTCAGAGACAACCTGACA TTATGGACATCGGACACCACTGCTGAGGAGGGTGAGGGTGGAGAAGCAGGAGAGCAAGTGGAGAATGAGAACTAA
- the LOC119227886 gene encoding disintegrin and metalloproteinase domain-containing protein 17-like, giving the protein MAASLQLHSVRKRDVQTRSHVERLPLWRFTDSPADGRLLVYRSDDIKNLSRIFSPKVCGYIHAEASDLLPQASRRDGDGQEEEVQEGVSHHREKRQTHDHKKNTCPLLLVADYRFFKHMGRGQESVTLNYLIELIDRVDDIYRNTTWDDEFKGYGVQINQITINNEPTKPPGGHAATGWVHYNMENSPVKGKEVWDVKKLLEVRTQDQVSAHSDGVHDELPPVVVTGSAARDVVGIVLRSKIMGELVSGHQYQQVGQTHGGGVVSQV; this is encoded by the exons ATGGCAGCAA GCCTCCAGCTGCACTCCGTGAGGAAGAGGGACGTCCAGACGCGGTCCCACGTGGAGCGCTTA CCCCTGTGGAGGTTCACAGACTCCCCAGCCGATGGCAGACTGCTGGTTTACCGCTCGGACGACATTAAGAATCTGAGCCGCATCTTCTCTCCGAAAGTGTGCGGTTACATCCACGCGGAGGCTTCAGACCTGCTGCCACAGGCTTCCAGGAGGGATGGGgacgggcaggaggaggaggtccagGAAGGGG TGTCCcaccacagagagaagagacagactCATGATCACAAGAAGAATACCTGCCCCCTCTTGCTGGTGGCAGATTACCGTTTCTTCAAACACATGGGCCGCGGACAAGAGAGCGTCACTCTCAACTACCTG ATTGAGCTGATCGATCGAGTAGATGACATTTATAGGAACACAACCTGGGACGATGAATTCAAAGGCTACGGGGTCCAGATCAATCAG atCACCATCAACAACGAGCCTACAAAGCCTCCCGGTGGCCATGCTGCCACAGGCTGGGTCCACTATAACATGGAGAACAGCCCCGTCAAAGGAAAAGAGGTCTGGGACGTAAAGAAGCTTCTGGAGGTAAGAACGCAGGACCAGGTCTCCGCTCACAGCGATGGGGTACATGACGAACTTCCCCCCGTGGTCGTCACTGGGAGCGCAGCAAGGGACGTTGTCGGGATCGTGCTCCGCTCCAAAATTATGGGCGAGCTCGTGAGTGGTCACCAATACCAACAGGTGGGCCAGACACACGGTGGAGGCGTTGTCAGCCAAGTCTGA
- the iah1 gene encoding isoamyl acetate-hydrolyzing esterase 1 homolog isoform X2 translates to METATLSFSFQTNGWGAEIAHKLARKCDVVNRGLSGYNSRWAKLLLPRLIDITNSADNNIAAVTVFFGANDCALRDKNPKQHVPLEEYSENLKVISRLLSSAGVPADRVIFITPPPLHEPAWEKECILKGYPLNRLNSAAGQYAEACVQVAGQCGAAALDLWTLMQKDGQDYTVYLSDGLHLSPKGNQFVALHLWGLLESRVADLPFILPYWGDVDAESPERSFLGDK, encoded by the exons ATGGAGACTGCAACCCTTTCT ttttcatttcaaaccaaCGGCTGGGGTGCAGAAATAGCCCACAAACTGGCACG AAAGTGTGATGTTGTGAACAGAGGACTGTCCGGCTACAACTCCAGATGGGCTAAACTACTTCTCCCTCGCCTCATCGACATCACAAACTCTGCAGACAACAACATAGCTGCCGTCACTGTCTTCTTTGGAGCCAACGACTGTGCACTGCGAG ATAAGAACCCAAAGCAGCACGTCCCTCTGGAGGAGTATTCAGAGAACCTGAAAGTAATCTCCAGGCTTCTGTCCTCAGCCGGCGTGCCGGCAGACCGAGTTATATTCatcacccctcctcccctccacgaGCCGGCCTGGGAGAAAGAATGCATTCTGAAAG ggtatCCGCTCAATCGCCTCAACTCTGCAGCGGGGCAGTATGCAGAGGCGTGTGTCCAGGTTGCCGGTCAGTGTGGTGCAGCCGCCCTGGACCTCTGGACACTCATGCAAAAAGATGGACAG GACTACACAGTCTATCTGTCCGATGGGCTGCACCTCTCTCCGAAGGGAAACCAGTTTGTCGCTCTGCACCTGTGGGGGCTGCTGGAGAGCCGTGTGGCCGACCTGCCCTTCATCCTGCCGTACTGGGGGGACGTGGATGCAGAGAGCCCCGAGCGTAGTTTCCTCGGTGACAAGTGA
- the iah1 gene encoding isoamyl acetate-hydrolyzing esterase 1 homolog isoform X1, which translates to MSTVKTVMWPKVILFGDSITQFSFQTNGWGAEIAHKLARKCDVVNRGLSGYNSRWAKLLLPRLIDITNSADNNIAAVTVFFGANDCALRDKNPKQHVPLEEYSENLKVISRLLSSAGVPADRVIFITPPPLHEPAWEKECILKGYPLNRLNSAAGQYAEACVQVAGQCGAAALDLWTLMQKDGQDYTVYLSDGLHLSPKGNQFVALHLWGLLESRVADLPFILPYWGDVDAESPERSFLGDK; encoded by the exons ATGTCTACGGTAAAAACAGTAATGTGGCCAAAAGTGATTTTATTTGGGGACTCCATCACACAG ttttcatttcaaaccaaCGGCTGGGGTGCAGAAATAGCCCACAAACTGGCACG AAAGTGTGATGTTGTGAACAGAGGACTGTCCGGCTACAACTCCAGATGGGCTAAACTACTTCTCCCTCGCCTCATCGACATCACAAACTCTGCAGACAACAACATAGCTGCCGTCACTGTCTTCTTTGGAGCCAACGACTGTGCACTGCGAG ATAAGAACCCAAAGCAGCACGTCCCTCTGGAGGAGTATTCAGAGAACCTGAAAGTAATCTCCAGGCTTCTGTCCTCAGCCGGCGTGCCGGCAGACCGAGTTATATTCatcacccctcctcccctccacgaGCCGGCCTGGGAGAAAGAATGCATTCTGAAAG ggtatCCGCTCAATCGCCTCAACTCTGCAGCGGGGCAGTATGCAGAGGCGTGTGTCCAGGTTGCCGGTCAGTGTGGTGCAGCCGCCCTGGACCTCTGGACACTCATGCAAAAAGATGGACAG GACTACACAGTCTATCTGTCCGATGGGCTGCACCTCTCTCCGAAGGGAAACCAGTTTGTCGCTCTGCACCTGTGGGGGCTGCTGGAGAGCCGTGTGGCCGACCTGCCCTTCATCCTGCCGTACTGGGGGGACGTGGATGCAGAGAGCCCCGAGCGTAGTTTCCTCGGTGACAAGTGA
- the adam17a gene encoding disintegrin and metalloproteinase domain-containing protein 17a isoform X2: MRVVLIVAFLAPCWVNCAIKSRVVAEDKHEENPEFDALSSILSDFEVLPLSGLQLHSVRKRDVQTRSHVERLVSFRALHRQFKLYLTTNTDLFTDNFKAVFVDKHGREDNFNVNLQNYFTGHVVGEQNSRVQAHIEGDEFSAHILTDEAEYNVEPLWRFTDSPADGRLLVYRSDDIKNLSRIFSPKVCGYIHAEASDLLPQASRRDGDGQEEEVQEGGPHHREKRQTHDHKKNTCPLLLVADYRFFKHMGRGQESVTLNYLIELIDRVDDIYRNTTWDDEFKGYGVQINQIIINKEPTKPPGGHAATGWVHYNMENSPVKGKEVWDVKKLLEQFSSDLADNASTVCLAHLFTYQDFDEGTLGLAYVAPSKPQALGGLCPKPYFPSHSVKKASYLNTGLTSTKNYGKTILTKEADLVTTHELGHNFGAEHDPDNVPYCAPSDDHGGKFVMYPIAVSGDHVNNKRFSNCSKISVGKTLRSKAPMCFKERNSKVCGNSRVEAGEECDPGLLHLNDDPCCSADCKFKSGAQCSDRNSPCCKKCRFEEAGIRCQEPISATCKGTSSCTGNSSQCPPPKNAVDNTLCVDNGRCLNGDCNPFCEAMQNLQSCACNETEDSCKVCCRRKDGTCSPFRQNGSFIFLRKGKPCTVGFCDGGGKCMKQVQDVIERLWDFIDKLDINTFGKFLADNIVGSVVVFSLIFWIPLSILVHCVDKRLDEQYEDNTKSFYCTPSSQEMLNNLESASVRIVKPPPPPSSCAGRIAPSSLPPQQSQPGASPAASTSTLAPGPSSALTPDSAGGPRMATIQEDSSNDSRLGEEGPPDDFTTAGASSSATKSSYEDLTELNPLAKDRRRLKRQECIDAKETEC, from the exons ACAGTTCAAGCTTTACTTGACCACCAACACAGATCTCTTCACTGACAACTTTAAAGCTGTGTTTGTTGATAAACACGGGAGGGAGGATAACTTTAATGTTAATCTTCAGAACTATTTCACTGGACATGTTGTTG GAGAGCAGAACTCCCGCGTGCAGGCACATATAGAAGGAGATGAGTTTTCTGCTCACATTCTAACTGATGAGGCTGAGTACAACGTAGAG CCCCTGTGGAGGTTCACAGACTCCCCAGCCGATGGCAGACTGCTGGTTTACCGCTCGGACGACATTAAGAATCTGAGCCGCATCTTCTCTCCGAAAGTGTGCGGTTACATCCACGCGGAGGCTTCAGACCTGCTGCCACAGGCTTCCAGGAGGGATGGGgacgggcaggaggaggaggtccagGAAGGGG GGCCCcaccacagagagaagagacagactCATGATCACAAGAAGAATACCTGCCCCCTCTTGCTGGTGGCAGATTACCGTTTCTTCAAACACATGGGCCGCGGACAAGAGAGCGTCACTCTCAACTACCTG ATTGAGCTGATCGATCGAGTAGATGACATTTATAGGAACACAACCTGGGACGATGAATTCAAAGGCTACGGGGTCCAGATCAATCAG atCATCATCAACAAGGAGCCTACAAAGCCTCCCGGTGGCCATGCTGCCACAGGCTGGGTCCACTATAACATGGAGAACAGCCCCGTCAAAGGAAAAGAGGTCTGGGACGTAAAGAAGCTTCTGGAG caATTTAGCTCAGACTTGGCTGACAACGCCTCCACCGTGTGTCTGGCCCACCTGTTTACCTACCAGGATTTCGATGAGGGCACCCTGGGGCTCGCCTATGTGGCCCCTTCCAAACCTCAAGCCCTGGGCGGCCTCTGCCCAAAAC CGTACTTCCCATCTCACTCTGTGAAGAAGGCCAGTTACCTGAACACAGGTCTGACCAGCACCAAGAACTACGGCAAAACCATCCTGACAAAG GAGGCGGACTTGGTAACCACTCACGAGCTCGGCCATAATTTTGGAGCGGAGCACGATCCCGACAACGTCCCTTACTGCGCTCCCAGTGACGACCACGGGGGGAAGTTCGTCATGTACCCCATCGCTGTGAGCGGAGACCATGTCAACAACAAG CGCTTCTCCAACTGCAGCAAGATCTCCGTAGGGAAGACGTTGCGTTCCAAGGCCCCGATGTGCTTCAAGGAGAGGAACAGTAAGGTATGTGGGAACTCCCGGGTTGAGGCTGGCGAGGAATGCGACCCGGGCCTCCTCCACCTGAACGACGACCCCTGCTGCTCAGCCGACTGCAAATTCAAAAGTGGCGCTCAGTGCAG TGACAGAAACAGCCCTTGTTGTAAGAAGTGCAGGTTTGAGGAGGCAGGAATAAGGTGCCAGGAACCCATCAGTGCCACCTGTAAAGGCACATCCTCCTGCACAG GCAACAGCAGTCAGTGTCCGCCTCCCAAAAACGCCGTGGACAACACGCTGTGCGTTGACAACGGCCGGTGTCTCAATGGAGACTGCAACCCTTTCTGTGAGGCCATGCAGAACCTTCAGTCCTGTGCCTGCAACG AGACGGAGGACTCCTGTAAAGTTTGCTGCAGGCGAAAAGACGGCACCTGCTCTCCTTTCAGGCAGAACGgcagttttatttttctgcgCAAAGGGAAGCCCTGCACTGTGGGCTTCTGTGACGGAGGG GGAAAGTGCATGAAGCAGGTGCAGGACGTGATCGAGAGGTTGTGGGATTTCATCGACAAGCTGGACATTAACACATTTG GGAAGTTCCTGGCCGATAACATAGTGGGCTCCGTTGTGGTGTTTTCACTCATCTTCTGGATTCCTCTCAGCATCCTAGTTCACTGTGTG GACAAGCGACTCGACGAGCAGTATGAAGATAACACCAAGTCCTTCTACTGCACTCCAAGC AGTCAAGAAATGCTGAACAACCTCGAGTCGGCGTCCGTGCGCATCGTCAaacctcctccgcctccctcctcctgcgccGGCCGGATCGCGCCCTCCTCCCTGCCCCCACAGCAGAGCCAGCCAGGGGCCTCCCCCGCGGCCAGCACCAGTACCCTGGCCCCCGGGCCGAGCTCCGCCCTCACCCCGGACAGCGCAGGGGGGCCGCGGATGGCCACCATCCAGGAGGACAGCAGCAACGACTCTCGCCTGGGCGAGGAAGGCCCGCCGGACGATTTCACAACCGCAGGAGCCTCCTCGTCGGCTACGAAATCCTCCTACGAGGATCTGACCGAGCTGAACCCATTGGCCAAGGATCGGCGCCGCCTCAAGAGGCAAGAATGCATTGACGCCAAAGAGACAGAGTGCTGA
- the adam17a gene encoding disintegrin and metalloproteinase domain-containing protein 17a isoform X1 translates to MRVVLIVAFLAPCWVNCAIKSRVVAEDKHEENPEFDALSSILSDFEVLPLSGLQLHSVRKRDVQTRSHVERLVSFRALHRQFKLYLTTNTDLFTDNFKAVFVDKHGREDNFNVNLQNYFTGHVVGEQNSRVQAHIEGDEFSAHILTDEAEYNVEPLWRFTDSPADGRLLVYRSDDIKNLSRIFSPKVCGYIHAEASDLLPQASRRDGDGQEEEVQEGGPHHREKRQTHDHKKNTCPLLLVADYRFFKHMGRGQESVTLNYLIELIDRVDDIYRNTTWDDEFKGYGVQINQIIINKEPTKPPGGHAATGWVHYNMENSPVKGKEVWDVKKLLEQFSSDLADNASTVCLAHLFTYQDFDEGTLGLAYVAPSKPQALGGLCPKPYFPSHSVKKASYLNTGLTSTKNYGKTILTKEADLVTTHELGHNFGAEHDPDNVPYCAPSDDHGGKFVMYPIAVSGDHVNNKRFSNCSKISVGKTLRSKAPMCFKERNSKVCGNSRVEAGEECDPGLLHLNDDPCCSADCKFKSGAQCSDRNSPCCKKCRFEEAGIRCQEPISATCKGTSSCTGNSSQCPPPKNAVDNTLCVDNGRCLNGDCNPFCEAMQNLQSCACNETEDSCKVCCRRKDGTCSPFRQNGSFIFLRKGKPCTVGFCDGGGKCMKQVQDVIERLWDFIDKLDINTFGKFLADNIVGSVVVFSLIFWIPLSILVHCVDKRLDEQYEDNTKSFYCTPSQMVEVCSRAPAIESRNAEQPRVGVRAHRQTSSASLLLRRPDRALLPAPTAEPARGLPRGQHQYPGPRAELRPHPGQRRGAADGHHPGGQQQRLSPGRGRPAGRFHNRRSLLVGYEILLRGSDRAEPIGQGSAPPQEARMH, encoded by the exons ACAGTTCAAGCTTTACTTGACCACCAACACAGATCTCTTCACTGACAACTTTAAAGCTGTGTTTGTTGATAAACACGGGAGGGAGGATAACTTTAATGTTAATCTTCAGAACTATTTCACTGGACATGTTGTTG GAGAGCAGAACTCCCGCGTGCAGGCACATATAGAAGGAGATGAGTTTTCTGCTCACATTCTAACTGATGAGGCTGAGTACAACGTAGAG CCCCTGTGGAGGTTCACAGACTCCCCAGCCGATGGCAGACTGCTGGTTTACCGCTCGGACGACATTAAGAATCTGAGCCGCATCTTCTCTCCGAAAGTGTGCGGTTACATCCACGCGGAGGCTTCAGACCTGCTGCCACAGGCTTCCAGGAGGGATGGGgacgggcaggaggaggaggtccagGAAGGGG GGCCCcaccacagagagaagagacagactCATGATCACAAGAAGAATACCTGCCCCCTCTTGCTGGTGGCAGATTACCGTTTCTTCAAACACATGGGCCGCGGACAAGAGAGCGTCACTCTCAACTACCTG ATTGAGCTGATCGATCGAGTAGATGACATTTATAGGAACACAACCTGGGACGATGAATTCAAAGGCTACGGGGTCCAGATCAATCAG atCATCATCAACAAGGAGCCTACAAAGCCTCCCGGTGGCCATGCTGCCACAGGCTGGGTCCACTATAACATGGAGAACAGCCCCGTCAAAGGAAAAGAGGTCTGGGACGTAAAGAAGCTTCTGGAG caATTTAGCTCAGACTTGGCTGACAACGCCTCCACCGTGTGTCTGGCCCACCTGTTTACCTACCAGGATTTCGATGAGGGCACCCTGGGGCTCGCCTATGTGGCCCCTTCCAAACCTCAAGCCCTGGGCGGCCTCTGCCCAAAAC CGTACTTCCCATCTCACTCTGTGAAGAAGGCCAGTTACCTGAACACAGGTCTGACCAGCACCAAGAACTACGGCAAAACCATCCTGACAAAG GAGGCGGACTTGGTAACCACTCACGAGCTCGGCCATAATTTTGGAGCGGAGCACGATCCCGACAACGTCCCTTACTGCGCTCCCAGTGACGACCACGGGGGGAAGTTCGTCATGTACCCCATCGCTGTGAGCGGAGACCATGTCAACAACAAG CGCTTCTCCAACTGCAGCAAGATCTCCGTAGGGAAGACGTTGCGTTCCAAGGCCCCGATGTGCTTCAAGGAGAGGAACAGTAAGGTATGTGGGAACTCCCGGGTTGAGGCTGGCGAGGAATGCGACCCGGGCCTCCTCCACCTGAACGACGACCCCTGCTGCTCAGCCGACTGCAAATTCAAAAGTGGCGCTCAGTGCAG TGACAGAAACAGCCCTTGTTGTAAGAAGTGCAGGTTTGAGGAGGCAGGAATAAGGTGCCAGGAACCCATCAGTGCCACCTGTAAAGGCACATCCTCCTGCACAG GCAACAGCAGTCAGTGTCCGCCTCCCAAAAACGCCGTGGACAACACGCTGTGCGTTGACAACGGCCGGTGTCTCAATGGAGACTGCAACCCTTTCTGTGAGGCCATGCAGAACCTTCAGTCCTGTGCCTGCAACG AGACGGAGGACTCCTGTAAAGTTTGCTGCAGGCGAAAAGACGGCACCTGCTCTCCTTTCAGGCAGAACGgcagttttatttttctgcgCAAAGGGAAGCCCTGCACTGTGGGCTTCTGTGACGGAGGG GGAAAGTGCATGAAGCAGGTGCAGGACGTGATCGAGAGGTTGTGGGATTTCATCGACAAGCTGGACATTAACACATTTG GGAAGTTCCTGGCCGATAACATAGTGGGCTCCGTTGTGGTGTTTTCACTCATCTTCTGGATTCCTCTCAGCATCCTAGTTCACTGTGTG GACAAGCGACTCGACGAGCAGTATGAAGATAACACCAAGTCCTTCTACTGCACTCCAAGC CAGATGGTGGAAGTTTGTAGTAGAGCTCCGGCCATAG AGTCAAGAAATGCTGAACAACCTCGAGTCGGCGTCCGTGCGCATCGTCAaacctcctccgcctccctcctcctgcgccGGCCGGATCGCGCCCTCCTCCCTGCCCCCACAGCAGAGCCAGCCAGGGGCCTCCCCCGCGGCCAGCACCAGTACCCTGGCCCCCGGGCCGAGCTCCGCCCTCACCCCGGACAGCGCAGGGGGGCCGCGGATGGCCACCATCCAGGAGGACAGCAGCAACGACTCTCGCCTGGGCGAGGAAGGCCCGCCGGACGATTTCACAACCGCAGGAGCCTCCTCGTCGGCTACGAAATCCTCCTACGAGGATCTGACCGAGCTGAACCCATTGGCCAAGGATCGGCGCCGCCTCAAGAGGCAAGAATGCATTGA